One window from the genome of Nicotiana tomentosiformis chromosome 5, ASM39032v3, whole genome shotgun sequence encodes:
- the LOC104111058 gene encoding respiratory burst oxidase homolog protein E-like isoform X1, translating to MQLMSFLRSSPTSSKRSSYNRNFDMPEDSTAETSEHVGGAMLPIFLNDLQRNNDKDIVEVRLELDDNSIVLCSVTPTPPHNTNVAAGEEEHSPSGIPSNSTYASAIASRICRKFQWLRSPGRDDHHQFHGNQLMTTNLSAAREEMKSKLQVERNKPSAGCALGGLRFISKSTRESDINELWGKVETRFDALAKDGLLSREDFGECIGMEDSKEFAVGIFNALERRRRRQKTAKINKAELHEFWLQISDQSFDARLQIFFDMADSNGDGRITREEVQELIMLSASVNKLSRLKECAAEYASLIMEELDPEGLGYIELWQLETLLLQRDNYMSYSRPLSTTTLEWSQNLGISKTNIIVKKASCALKCLVLDNWQRGWILLLWLSVMTALFTWKFLQYRQMAAFQVMGYCLATAKGAAETLKFNMALILLPVCRNILTRLRSTRARILIPFDDNINFHKIIAHAIAVGIILHAANHLACDFPHLVNSSPEKFALVASDFDKLKPTYRSLLIGVEGITGISMVTLMTIAFTLATRRFRRSILKLPPPLNRLTGFNAFWYSHHLLALVYVLLILHGTFLFFVHKWYQKTTWMYISIPLILYIAERSLRIWRSEDYAVKILKVSVLPGDLLSLIMSKPEGFKYKSGQYIFLQCPTISSFEWHPFSITSAPGDNYLSVHIRIVGDWTKELKRVFTEDRSSACVVGRAKFEEHENVDQRGLPRMLVDGPYGAPAQDYQNYDALLLVGLGIGATPFISILKDLLNNTRPHENDLNTETSASDDSWTSFVSSSTTSSVKKKSQRIRSAHFYWVTREPGSFEWFKGVMNEVSEMDHKGLIEMHNYLTSVYEEGDARSTLITMIQALNHAKHGVDILSGTRVRTHFARPKWMEVFKRIALKHPYSTVGVFYCGMPVLAKELKKLSQELTYKTSTRFEFHKENF from the exons ATGCAGCTGATGTCATTTTTAAGGTCATCTCCTACCAGCTCAAAGCGATCCAGTTACAACCGGAACTTTGACATGCCAGAGGATTCTACGGCGGAAACGTCGGAGCATGTTGGTGGCGCAATGTTGCCGATTTTCCTCAACGATTTACAGAGAAACAACGACAAAGACATAGTTGAGGTCAGGCTAGAACTTGATGATAATTCCATTGTTTTGTGTAGCGTAACACCAACTCCACCGCACAATACCAATGTTGCTGCTGGGGAAGAAGAACATTCTCCCAGCGGAATTCCATCGAACAGCACGTATGCATCTGCCATCGCTTCTAGAATTTGCCGGAAATTCCAGTGGCTGAGATCACCGGGAAGGGATGATCACCATCAGTTTCATGGCAACCAGCTGATGACGACGAATTTATCGGCGGCACGAGAGGAGATGAAATCGAAATTGCAGGTGGAGAGGAATAAACCGAGTGCTGGATGCGCGCTTGGAGGGTTGAGATTTATAAGCAAGAGCACGAGAGAATCTGACATTAATGAGCTTTGGGGAAAAGTTGAGACGCGCTTCGATGCTTTGGCCAAGGATGGTTTGCTCTCTAGAGAAGATTTCGGTGAATGCATTG GAATGGAGGATTCAAAAGAGTTTGCAGTGGGGATTTTTAATGCATTGGAGCGACGACGACGGAGACAAAAGACggcaaaaataaataaagcagAGCTTCACGAATTTTGGTTGCAAATTTCGGACCAAAGCTTTGACGCTCGACTTCAGATTTTCTTTGACAT GGCTGATAGCAATGGAGATGGGAGAATCACGAGAGAAGAAGTTCAAGAG CTGATAATGCTGAGTGCTTCAGTAAATAAGCTCTCCAGATTGAAGGAATGTGCAGCAGAGTATGCTTCTTTAATAATGGAGGAATTAGACCCAGAAGGTCTCGGTTACATTGAG TTATGGCAGTTGGAAACACTTCTTCTACAAAGGGACAACTACATGAGCTACAGCAGACCTTTAAGCACAACAACCCTTGAATGGAGTCAGAACCTAGGAATCAGCAAGACCAACATCATAGTAAAGAAAGCAAGTTGTGCCCTCAAATGCCTTGTCTTAGATAACTGGCAGAGGGGCTGGATTCTGCTGCTATGGTTGTCGGTGATGACTGCACTATTCACTTGGAAATTCTTGCAGTATAGGCAAATGGCAGCATTTCAAGTTATGGGTTACTGCTTGGCAACAGCTAAAGGAGCTGCCGAGACTCTCAAGTTTAACATGGCACTAATCCTTTTACCAGTTTGTCGAAACATATTAACTAGGTTACGGTCAACAAGAGCCAGGATACTTATTCCATTTGATGACAACATCAATTTTCACAAG ATTATTGCACATGCCATAGCTGTTGGCATAATACTTCATGCAGCCAACCATTTAGCGTGTGATTTTCCCCATCTGGTTAACTCATCGCCAGAAAAATTTGCACTCGTAGCTTCTGATTTTGACAAGTTAAAGCCAACTTACAGAAGCCTTTTGATTGGTGTTGAAGGCATAACTGGTATTTCTATGGTAACGTTGATGACTATAGCCTTCACACTGGCAACACGACGCTTCAGGAGGAGCATACTGAAGCTACCACCCCCCCTGAACCGATTAACAGGCTTCAACGCATTTTGGTATTCTCACCACCTTCTGGCATTGGTCTACGTATTGCTAATACTACATGGAACATTCCTGTTCTTTGTCCACAAATGGTATCAGAAAACG ACATGGATGTATATCTCCATTCCCTTAATCCTCTACATTGCAGAGAGGAGTTTGAGAATATGGCGTTCAGAAGACTATGCAGTTAAGATCTTGAAG GTTTCTGTACTTCCAGGAGATCTCTTAAGCTTGATCATGTCAAAACCAGAAGGCTTCAAATACAAGAGCGGCCAGTACATATTCCTGCAGTGCCCAACAATATCCTCATTTGAATG GCATCCATTTTCTATAACATCCGCACCAGGAGACAACTATCTCAGTGTTCACATCCGAATTGTAGGTGACTGGACAAAAGAACTTAAGAGGGTATTCACAGAGGATAGAAGTTCAGCATGTGTAGTTGGTCGAGCAAAGTTTGAAGAACATGAAAATGTTGATCAAAGAGG CTTACCTCGAATGCTAGTCGATGGACCCTATGGTGCCCCAGCACAAGACTATCAAAATTATGATGCCTTGCTTCTTGTAGGACTTGGTATTGGAGCTACACCTTTTATAAGTATCCTAAAGGATCTATTGAACAATACAAGACCACATGAAAAC GATTTGAATACTGAGACTAGCGCATCAGATGATAGCTGGACAAGTTTTGTCTCTTCAAGCACAACATCAAGTGTAAAAAAGAAATCACAAAGAATAAGAAGTGCACATTTTTACTGGGTTACCAGAGAACCTGGATCCTTTGAGTGGTTCAAAGGAGTGATGAATGAAGTTTCAGAGATGGATCACAAA GGTCTGATAGAGATGCACAATTATCTAACGAGTGTTTATGAAGAGGGTGATGCCAGATCAACTCTCATCACCATGATCCAGGCACTTAATCACGCAAAACATGGCGTTGACATCCTGTCTGGCACGAGG GTGAGGACACATTTTGCAAGGCCCAAATGGATGGAAGTATTCAAGAGAATAGCTTTGAAACATCCCTATTCGACAGTAG GAGTCTTCTACTGCGGGATGCCTGTCTTGGCAAAAGAGTTGAAGAAGCTATCACAAGAATTAACTTACAAGACATCCACGCGTTTCGAGTTCCACAAGGAGAACTTCTGA
- the LOC104111058 gene encoding respiratory burst oxidase homolog protein E-like isoform X2 has protein sequence MQLMSFLRSSPTSSKRSSYNRNFDMPEDSTAETSEHVGGAMLPIFLNDLQRNNDKDIVEVRLELDDNSIVLCSVTPTPPHNTNVAAGEEEHSPSGIPSNSTYASAIASRICRKFQWLRSPGRDDHHQFHGNQLMTTNLSAAREEMKSKLQVERNKPSAGCALGGLRFISKSTRESDINELWGKVETRFDALAKDGLLSREDFGECIGMEDSKEFAVGIFNALERRRRRQKTAKINKAELHEFWLQISDQSFDARLQIFFDMADSNGDGRITREEVQELIMLSASVNKLSRLKECAAEYASLIMEELDPEGLGYIELWQLETLLLQRDNYMSYSRPLSTTTLEWSQNLGISKTNIIVKKASCALKCLVLDNWQRGWILLLWLSVMTALFTWKFLQYRQMAAFQVMGYCLATAKGAAETLKFNMALILLPVCRNILTRLRSTRARILIPFDDNINFHKIIAHAIAVGIILHAANHLACDFPHLVNSSPEKFALVASDFDKLKPTYRSLLIGVEGITGISMVTLMTIAFTLATRRFRRSILKLPPPLNRLTGFNAFWYSHHLLALVYVLLILHGTFLFFVHKWYQKTTWMYISIPLILYIAERSLRIWRSEDYAVKILKVSVLPGDLLSLIMSKPEGFKYKSGQYIFLQCPTISSFEWHPFSITSAPGDNYLSVHIRIVGDWTKELKRVFTEDRSSACVVGRAKFEEHENVDQRGLPRMLVDGPYGAPAQDYQNYDALLLVGLGFEY, from the exons ATGCAGCTGATGTCATTTTTAAGGTCATCTCCTACCAGCTCAAAGCGATCCAGTTACAACCGGAACTTTGACATGCCAGAGGATTCTACGGCGGAAACGTCGGAGCATGTTGGTGGCGCAATGTTGCCGATTTTCCTCAACGATTTACAGAGAAACAACGACAAAGACATAGTTGAGGTCAGGCTAGAACTTGATGATAATTCCATTGTTTTGTGTAGCGTAACACCAACTCCACCGCACAATACCAATGTTGCTGCTGGGGAAGAAGAACATTCTCCCAGCGGAATTCCATCGAACAGCACGTATGCATCTGCCATCGCTTCTAGAATTTGCCGGAAATTCCAGTGGCTGAGATCACCGGGAAGGGATGATCACCATCAGTTTCATGGCAACCAGCTGATGACGACGAATTTATCGGCGGCACGAGAGGAGATGAAATCGAAATTGCAGGTGGAGAGGAATAAACCGAGTGCTGGATGCGCGCTTGGAGGGTTGAGATTTATAAGCAAGAGCACGAGAGAATCTGACATTAATGAGCTTTGGGGAAAAGTTGAGACGCGCTTCGATGCTTTGGCCAAGGATGGTTTGCTCTCTAGAGAAGATTTCGGTGAATGCATTG GAATGGAGGATTCAAAAGAGTTTGCAGTGGGGATTTTTAATGCATTGGAGCGACGACGACGGAGACAAAAGACggcaaaaataaataaagcagAGCTTCACGAATTTTGGTTGCAAATTTCGGACCAAAGCTTTGACGCTCGACTTCAGATTTTCTTTGACAT GGCTGATAGCAATGGAGATGGGAGAATCACGAGAGAAGAAGTTCAAGAG CTGATAATGCTGAGTGCTTCAGTAAATAAGCTCTCCAGATTGAAGGAATGTGCAGCAGAGTATGCTTCTTTAATAATGGAGGAATTAGACCCAGAAGGTCTCGGTTACATTGAG TTATGGCAGTTGGAAACACTTCTTCTACAAAGGGACAACTACATGAGCTACAGCAGACCTTTAAGCACAACAACCCTTGAATGGAGTCAGAACCTAGGAATCAGCAAGACCAACATCATAGTAAAGAAAGCAAGTTGTGCCCTCAAATGCCTTGTCTTAGATAACTGGCAGAGGGGCTGGATTCTGCTGCTATGGTTGTCGGTGATGACTGCACTATTCACTTGGAAATTCTTGCAGTATAGGCAAATGGCAGCATTTCAAGTTATGGGTTACTGCTTGGCAACAGCTAAAGGAGCTGCCGAGACTCTCAAGTTTAACATGGCACTAATCCTTTTACCAGTTTGTCGAAACATATTAACTAGGTTACGGTCAACAAGAGCCAGGATACTTATTCCATTTGATGACAACATCAATTTTCACAAG ATTATTGCACATGCCATAGCTGTTGGCATAATACTTCATGCAGCCAACCATTTAGCGTGTGATTTTCCCCATCTGGTTAACTCATCGCCAGAAAAATTTGCACTCGTAGCTTCTGATTTTGACAAGTTAAAGCCAACTTACAGAAGCCTTTTGATTGGTGTTGAAGGCATAACTGGTATTTCTATGGTAACGTTGATGACTATAGCCTTCACACTGGCAACACGACGCTTCAGGAGGAGCATACTGAAGCTACCACCCCCCCTGAACCGATTAACAGGCTTCAACGCATTTTGGTATTCTCACCACCTTCTGGCATTGGTCTACGTATTGCTAATACTACATGGAACATTCCTGTTCTTTGTCCACAAATGGTATCAGAAAACG ACATGGATGTATATCTCCATTCCCTTAATCCTCTACATTGCAGAGAGGAGTTTGAGAATATGGCGTTCAGAAGACTATGCAGTTAAGATCTTGAAG GTTTCTGTACTTCCAGGAGATCTCTTAAGCTTGATCATGTCAAAACCAGAAGGCTTCAAATACAAGAGCGGCCAGTACATATTCCTGCAGTGCCCAACAATATCCTCATTTGAATG GCATCCATTTTCTATAACATCCGCACCAGGAGACAACTATCTCAGTGTTCACATCCGAATTGTAGGTGACTGGACAAAAGAACTTAAGAGGGTATTCACAGAGGATAGAAGTTCAGCATGTGTAGTTGGTCGAGCAAAGTTTGAAGAACATGAAAATGTTGATCAAAGAGG CTTACCTCGAATGCTAGTCGATGGACCCTATGGTGCCCCAGCACAAGACTATCAAAATTATGATGCCTTGCTTCTTGTAGGACTTG GATTTGAATACTGA